The Rhinolophus sinicus isolate RSC01 linkage group LG07, ASM3656204v1, whole genome shotgun sequence genomic interval GGCCGCCCGCTCGCGGCCCGCTCCCTCCTCCAGTCTCTCcgttcccttcccttctttttctccttccttcgctcccgccctccctccttcGTCCCCCCCTTTAGGGAAATGAGCTCGCTGGGGGGCGGGCTCTCGCCCGGAGATCGGCCTCCTGGGGGCCGGGACCACGATCCGCCGGCCCGGGCGGCGCGCCAGCCGGGGCGGGGAAGACGAGCAGCCGGCCCGCACCGGGAGGAGGCTCGGGCGGCCCGGGCGCGGGCCCCGGGGTGCTGGCTGtgaccgccccccaccccagctgccctCTAGCGGTGTTTCTCCCGCGAGCGCGCCGGCCCGAGCCCCTCCCGGTGCGGGACACGCTGTCAGGTCGCTCGCGCTGCCTGTGCCTCGCTCTTTCTTTTGGTCACTACCCGCGCTTCTCAGCCTGCATCTCTCGGTCTCCCTTGCTCGGATCCTTGCTCTCTCTCAGCGGTCCCTGTCCCTAGAGTTGTTTCTGTCTCCCGCCCTCTCTCGGGAGACACCACTGGAGGGCGCCTAAAGCCCGTTGATCGCTCCCaggtcccctctccccaccatcaCCCTGGGCCAGAAAGAGTGGGAAAGCCACCTTTGCTCCTCAAGGCCCTCTcctcccctaccccccaccaAGAGCAGGACCTCGGGActgtgggaggagagaaaagggacaCCCTTTGTTTTTCAATCAGGATGCTTTATTCTCTTGTGGTAGGAACCCTCTGATCCCTAGGAGCCACCTCTCATCTGACTGTTCCACCTCCCACCTCACCCACAGATTCCCATTTCTCTAGGGCAAGTTCCTGCAGTGTGGCAGGAGCAGCTCCCCGCCTGTCTGCAAAAGACCTTTTGCTCATGGATCTTTCCTGTCTCCCTGGGGCTTCCGCATGCCCTGCAAAGCAAAGAAACACTGTATTATGTGAGGGAGAGGGactggtggtggggtgggggggttgtcTGTGAGCCCTCCCTCCCTTGAGCCCCCTAGGTGACTGGCCTCAATGGTTCCTGTGCCAGGTCAACTGACAAGACAAGGTGGCCCAAGCCCTCTTGGGCCACTGCTGCTCCCGTGCCCTGGAGGTCACACCTGCTCACCTGAAGGATCCTAGGTGTAGTAGAGGGGCACCTCACCACACAGGGTGCTCACGGTGTTGCCTAGGAAGTCCAGGTCCCCACTGGATGCTGAGCCAGTGTCATGGCCTTCCTCCTGGCTCAGCTTAGCAGGAGGCACTTCAGGCTTCACCTGGAAAGAACACCTTATTTGGTGCCTGGGAGCTGAGTTTCACCTGTGGCCCTCATTGTGGGACCTCAGGCATGTGAAgcaatctctctgagcctcagtttcctcaccagtaaAGAGGGGTCTGTGCTGGAGTCAGAAGCCCCTATGTGTGGTGTGGGCTACATTGAGGCCAGCAGCTTGCAGGTGGGGtggtggggcggggctggggaaATGGGTAGGGAAGGTACAGAGCAGGTGAGTCTGGAGCGGGACACTTTCCTGGCAGCCCTAGAGGAACAGCACTTTACAGGGTCAGAACTTGAGCAACGTGCTCCCAACTCCTTACACAGGCATTCCTAGAAGTTCCAGCAGCCTTGGGAGAGCGACAACCCATTCCTTCTCACCCTCACACCCACCTGGAAGTTCTGGAATTTCCTAGTGAGAGCCTCAAGACTGGGGATGGTCTCCGGAGCCATCTTCATGATGTAGCAGTAGGTTCCTGGTGCCGGCTTGTAAGCAATCAAGAGCTGGGCATAGGAACCCCAGAGTTAATTAGGGAATGAGCTAGGCCCTGTCCTGGGCCATCTCCCTCTAGGTTGGGCACAGGAGGGAGTCATATTGGAATTTGGGGCTCAGGCACCCCCAGGGGAGGCAAAAGCACTGGAGGATGGGGGAAGATGGGTGTGTATAAAGTAGCACAGCTGGGTGGATCTAGCAAAGTCGTGTCATGGGTCCCCTGGGGCCAGGGTCAAGAGGGCCAGGCATACCCACCCGTTGGTAGTCATACACTACGATGCCAGTGGAGCCAATGGAGAAGGTGGCAGTGGTGCCCACACGCTCACTCAGAGCCAGGCGTTGCTGAGCTTCCGGCCCCGCAATGCTCATCTCCAGGACCTGGGGGAGGGCACAGCGCTGCCTGGCATTCCTCTTCCCCCGCTTGTCCCTTCAGTACTCATGCCCACTCTCAATCCTCTATACTCAAATGCAATTCCTTCTTCCCTGagagctcagagaggctgagtggaACCAGGTGCTGGAAGGAAGAGGCTGTCCCAATGTGGGGTAGGGGTGATGGGAAAGCCCAGGCCAGGTTTGCCACCCTGTTTCTGCCTCTGTCCTTCCACGAGGTGCCCCTTGCCTCCTCCTCTCATTCCTCTTGGGCAGTTTGCTATCTACCCAGCCCCCCCATGCCAATCTGTCTGGCATGCCCTGTACTTGCTGCCCACTTCCTCCCAGGCCTGCTCACCATCTCAGTATGTTTCTGGCTCATGTGAAGACCCATGAGCAGGGCCCCTACAATCACCACGACGACAAGGACCACCACCACGACCACGATGAGAAGCCGTTTGAGGTGCACAGGGCAGCAGGGGATGCCCAGCCGGCCCCGAGGGGCTGCTGAGTAGTCCTgatgtggtggggtggggaggagacagtTATAAAGTCATGCGGATGCCCCTTCTCCCTGCACTAGCTGGACACCCTCTCACACCTTCCCAGGGCTGAGCAACCCATGCTATGGTCGTGCAGACGAAGGATGAGGAGATCAGAGGAGGAGGTGGCCTGGATTCCAGCAAACCAACAGATGCTTAGAAGTGAGGTCTGGCTTGGAGAGACCCGAGAGCCTATTTCACTAATTATATTTCCCGCTGTTTCCTCCAGACCTCTGGTACCTCCGCCACGCCCACTCCCTCTCTGTTCCCCAAATAATTCATGCTCTCTCATACCTCTGTGCCTTTACACCTACCGCCCTTCTTTCTGCAGtgccttcctccttctccacttGGGGATCTCCTGCTTATTCTCCTGGAGTCAGCTCGAATGTCATTTTCTCTGTGGTTCTTCCTATGACTGTCCAAGTAGTGGTTTCCTACTCAGTGCCCTCTACAGCCCTTTCCACTGACCTCTGTGGTGCCATTCAGCCACGCATATTAGAATCATTGGCTGCCATGTCTATCTCCCCAAGGGACTACGTCTTAGTGGTCGGTGTCCCTGCTCTAACTTAGCACAATCCTAGGTTGGTTGAGCGAATAAATTTGGATGAGGAAATAAGCCCAGAGAGGCCcaccacacacgtgcacacacacatgatCACACTTACCGGTGGGCTCTCCATCAAGACTTCTTTGCTGCCCACATCCATCTTGCTGCAGGCACCTTCCCCTCCTCGTCTCCTAAGTGTGCGACTAGGGTTTTATATGTGCCAGGAAGGAGAGGGCACAGAGGTGAAGGACCCAGCAACCATCTGCCAGCCAAGCCCTCAGCTTTGAAGCCTGTTTGTTCCTGGCCCTCCAGAACCACGGCCCTGATAAGGCAGCTGCAAGAGCACCTAAGGGCACTTGCTCTGGCACATGAGTCCTCTTGGCTCTGGCGAAAGCAAAGCTGGGTGAGCTGAGCAAACTTACCCTTGGGCAATCTGCACCTCTCACCGTGGGTATCTTCCTGGCATGCCCACCTTTCTTGCTGGCACCTGTCCTTGCAGTCCTGTGGCTTTCCCTGTTCTTCCAGGCTGTACCTCTCAGGCAGCCAAGGGTCTGGCCCATTGGGGAGTCCATCACATTTCCTACAGGATTACCCTGAGCATAGAGATACGCTCCAGGAATGGGAGTGAGGAAGCAGTGTCTGTGGCCCCAGATCGTGCACTGCTGAAGGCATCAGTATGGAGGTTCATAAATCATTCATAAGTTCTCTGGGAGCATTCAGATTTTCACCTCAAGTACTCTACTTGCTGTCTCCCACATTTCCTTACCTAACCTCAGACTTGACCCCAGCTATTCTTTTCCAAATTCTGAAAACTCTGTCCCCTCCAGTTACAAATTCTTACTAACATGAGGTTTTTCATTCTTTGCTAtgaacttgtttgtttgtttgtttttcccctgcttttattttgtttgcatttatttgatgctaaatttattcccaggccaacatttttgtttcttccgTTTCTTCTCCTCTGTGCAAACTCCTCTTCTGGTTTAGGAACAATCTGCTTTTTTCCAGTAAAGATCATCCCACTGTGGCAGGGGAATTCATGTAGGGGTTCATCCCCCAAAAGTTCTATAAGTTCTGTACCTCATTTTGGGAGCTTTGTTCACCCGGATGTGCTCCATGACCAGAAAAATCTACATCTTAACTCTCAGCATTCCTCGCTACATTTTTAAGCATGTGCAGCAGAAGTTCTGCACTCTTTTTGGACCACCGACCCTGCATCCAATCCCACTGTTTGACCTGGGCACACCTACCAACTCCACCATTGTGACAACAGAATGGTGCATACGGCTGTCAAGTGACATCCTTTAGATACTTGGTGGCTTTTCGGACATACAtacccttgatggcctgggcagtttcatgagtgttttttaaaataaacacaaagactTGAGCCTCCTGATTTGCATGACTTTGTGGGGTGTTCTGCGTCAAGTGAATGGCAAACCATTTTCAGAGATCAAACTGAAGACGTTTGATTGCAGATTCCTCACCGGACACTTCTTTCTTATGCCCAGAAAGCCTTGCACCGGGCTGGGTGTGGTGACTGATGGGCTCCCAATCTCTTCATCCCTGACTCAGCGCACTTGCTTGGTGCTGCCATCACCCTTCCCCTCTGCACTCTTCCTTTTACGTCCTCTGATCCTGAATTTACCTGGAGGACACTACTTGCCCAAATGGGATCCACTTTGTGGACCTTCTCCTCCCCTctatctctttcctcctctttcccaaaGCCATCTCTGTTGCTTCATTGTGCTAAACAAGCCTACTAATGGCTGTATCCGTTCCCTCAGGTTCCCCTCTGCTCGCTGGGACAGGTGTGCTCTATGGCACCTTTAACTCTAAACCTTCACAAGCGTGTAAACCAGAGCCCCACACCTcgctcttctctgggcctcactctATTAGCTTCCTTATACGGTAACTCCAACACTTCATCCCAATTCCTATCCCTTGCCCAGGGGTTCCCTCACACCTTGGCCTTGCCCTTCAATCATGAGCAGACCCCCAACTCCTCAGCCCCAACTCCTGGCAGGTTCCCCTGTCCCCACAACAACCCCCTCTCCAGCTGGAGGGCCTTCAGCCTCCAGATTGCACAACCGCATGGCATCTGAGCTGAGAGCCCCTGAGAAgattggggaaggagagaaggaaggaaatgtttgCTCCCACCACCCTCCTCACTACCCCACCCACAACTGCCCCTTTAAATATTTGCCTAAGCCTCTGGCAGTGAGTGTCCTAGGAGGAGTGAaagagggggagaggggttcaTGGAGGAGGGGGAAGCAGCCTCCTCTGAATTGTGTGCAGCCTCAGCTGTGTGCAGGTGCCAGATGCAGAAGACAGCCCCCAGAGCCCCCACTCCCGCCCCCAGTTGTCCTGGCAACACTGGGATTGATCGGCTGACTCACACATACTGGGCCTGCGCCAGGTGGGCAGCAGGCCAGCGGGAGGGCCAAGAATAAGCGCAAGCATCAGGAGGTCCCTGTGGGCATCTCGGGGACTGCCTAGTCCAGCTGAGGAGCTGGTTCTGAACAGGTGCTGTTGTTCAGGCTTGCCATCATCACAGGGTGCTGGCAAAGGGGCTCTTTCTGGGAGAGAGGGCTCTGTCCTCTCCAGTCCTCAGTCTCCCCTGCAGGCTGCCCTTAGGCTATACTTCTCATAAGCTTTAcagttcttcctttccttccttcctaccttccttctttccttcctttctttctctcatttttgccTGTTTGGAAGTTGGGAAGGAAGGATGCCCTCCAGTTTCATAAGGGAAGCTCAGATGCTGCCAGCAACCTGGTAGAGATCTTGGGAAAtttggagaaggaaggagggagggagctctAACTGGTCATGCATAGCTGTCCCTTTGCCCCTCACACTAGCCCTCTACTGCAGGCTTCTCACTTCTTGGCTTTTACTTAGGCCATTTTTCCCTTCTGGAAAGCCCACCCTCAACACCTCTCCACCTCTCTGAATACCACCCACCCTAAAAGGCCAAACAAGAACCAATAGCACCTACTCTGTGATGTTACCGCCCCAGCCTACAGTGTCCCATCCCTCCTCCAAAATCTCCCAGCCTCCCTGACACATGTTTACCTGCCACTTAACACTCACTGATGTTCTCATCAGCTATGTGGGTGTTTTTTGTTGCCTTATCTTCTCAACCTAGCTGCCAGCCATGAGACTGGCCCTGGGATCCAGCTTTCCTGAGGATTCTTTGTACCTGCCACAGGGCAAGGAGCCTGCATGCACCCAATGTGTAATTATAGTCAATGATAAGGCTAT includes:
- the SFTPC gene encoding surfactant protein C isoform X1 is translated as MDVGSKEVLMESPPDYSAAPRGRLGIPCCPVHLKRLLIVVVVVVLVVVVIVGALLMGLHMSQKHTEMVLEMSIAGPEAQQRLALSERVGTTATFSIGSTGIVVYDYQRLLIAYKPAPGTYCYIMKMAPETIPSLEALTRKFQNFQVKPEVPPAKLSQEEGHDTGSASSGDLDFLGNTVSTLCGEVPLYYT
- the SFTPC gene encoding surfactant protein C isoform X2, whose amino-acid sequence is MDVGSKEVLMESPPVLEMSIAGPEAQQRLALSERVGTTATFSIGSTGIVVYDYQRLLIAYKPAPGTYCYIMKMAPETIPSLEALTRKFQNFQVKPEVPPAKLSQEEGHDTGSASSGDLDFLGNTVSTLCGEVPLYYT